The genomic window GTGCCGTCGTGGTTGTGCTGGGCGTGGTTCTGCTGGCAAAAGATTGGCGAAAACTGCCGCGATGTAGCTACATTCCGATGCAAAGCGAGTTCTGGCGAAAGCTGTTGCCGTTTGCCGCTTGGCTGTGGGCGATCAATCTGCTTTCCAATCTCTTTGAGGTGGTCGACCGCTATATGATTGTCCACTTTAGTGGTTTGACCTCGGAACAAAGTATTACCTTGGTGGGCGACTATCATAGTAGCCGCGTGGTGCCTTGGCTGATGGTTGCTGTTGCCAACCTGTTTGGTGGGATTCTGTTGCCACACTTGTCGGCCGATTGGGAACGAGGCGACAAGCAGCTTGTTTCGCGGCAAATTAATCTTCTGATGAAAGCTGCCGTCTTGGTGATGACGACCGGGGCGATCGTGATTGGAATCTTCGCGCCGTTCCTGTTCGAATATGTTTTTGCGGGCAAGTACAACGGTGGTTTGAATGTGCTTCCGTGGACCTTGACTTACTGCGTTTGGTACAGCTTGACCGGCTGTGCGATGCTTTACTTCTGTTGCGCCGAAAAGACGCATGTCGGTGCGATTGTGTATGGCATCGGGCTGCTTGCGAATGTGCTGCTCAACGCGTTACTGCTTCCTCCTTTCGGATTACCTGGGGCCGTGATTGCAACGGCTCTGGCCAACGCGATTGCGGTTTCGTTGGCTATGTGGCTCAGTGCCCGACATGGAATGGAAGTTCAGCGGTCCACCTTGGTCTTGGTGGCCGTGCCATTTCTACTAGGATTCGGCTGGCCGGTGGCGTTGGTCGTCCTGGGAATCCTGCTTTGGCAAGCGATCACGTCCGAGCGTGTTTTCGATGCCAGTGAAAAAGAAACGCTAAAAGCGGGTCTGAGTGAACTAACCAAACGTTTCCGGCCTGCTTCGACTTAAATCAGAAAATGGGAAGAGTCATGTTGCGACAACGAATGAATCTACCGCTCGAGTCTCGTGGGCCGCTGCGGACCATGTTTATGATGACCAGCATGCCGGTGGGTGGTGCCGAGACATTGTTGGTGAACTTGATTCGCCGTCTCGATCGCGATCGTTTCGCCCCAGAGTTGTGTTGCCTGAAAGAGTTGGGACCGCTGGGCGAAGAGATGAAGGACGAGAGCCCAACGTTCCATCATCTGCTTAGTGGAAAGTACGATTTACGGGTCGTGCCTCGCCTGATCGAGTTGTTTCGTCTGCGCGAGATCGATGCGGTCGTTACCGTTGGGGCAGGTGACAAGATGTTCTGGGGGCGACTTTGTGCCTGGTTGGCTGGTGTGCCAGTGATTGCTTCGGCGATTCATTCGACCGGCTGGCCCGATTCCATCAATTGGCTCAACCGCCAGTTAACTCCGGTAACCGATCGCTTCATTGGCGTAGCCGCGCCGCATGGAAAGCATCTGATTGAAGTCGAAGGCTTTCCGCCAGAGAAGGTGACGGTGATTCCGAACGGCATCGACACCGATCGATTTGTACCAAACAAAGCAGCCAGAACGAGAATTCGTCACGAACTAGGTATTGCCGGTCAGGTTGCCGTGTGTGGGATTGTGGCCGCTTTGCGACCTGAGAAGGACCATGCGTTGTTCCTTAACGCGGCAGCGCGGGTTCGTCAGCAGTGCCCCAGTTCGCACTTCCTGATTGTCGGAGATGGGCCCGAGCGTACCGCGATTGAACGCCTGAGAAGCGAACTCGGGCTGGAAGACTGCGTGACGCTAACCGGCAGCCGAAGCGATATTCCTGATTTGCTGGCGGCGATGGACTGCTTTGCGCTAACCTCGAAAAATGAGGCCAGCCCGGTTTCGATTCTTGAGGCGATGTCGACCGGCCTACCGGTTGTCGCACCCCGTGTGGGGAGTATCCCAGATGCCATCGACGACAAGGTGAACGGGATTTTGGTCGAAGCCAGCAACTTAGACCAAACGGCGGAAGCAATGATTGAACTAATGCAAGATTCCTCGCGCCGAAGCGAGATGGGGAAAGCCGCCCGGGAGAAGGCCAAGCAGTACGGTTCGTTGGAAACGATGGTTGCTGGCTACCAGGATTTGATTGCGGGAATCTATCGTCAAAAGATCCAGGCCGCTTCAAATGTGGCCCGTCAGCCGGTCACACAACGCGTTTTCGTCCCGCAGACGTCCAAGATAAAGACTCCCTAAACCATAGTCACAGCAAGAGTTTCGGTCGTCCGCCCGCTAGGCTTTTGCCGGCCTGTCCGTTACCATGAAGAGGCTCGGGTTAGGTCGCAAATTCGGTTGGGTCAGGGTTCTGAAGCAAAGTGAAGTTTAATCTCACGGGTCCGTTCTTGGCCGGCTTGGCGAAAGTTGTCGCCGGGAGCAGCGTGCGTTGGGTGGATTGTCACCCCGACACGTGCCAGCGGATTTACTTTGCCAACCACACCAGCCACATCGATGCCGTGATCATTTGGGCATCGCTGCCCAAGCCGGTGCGCGACCTGACCAAACCGGTGGCTGCCAAAGATTATTGGAACAAAGGCTGGTTTCGCCGTTATCTGGCCCGTTCGCTCAATGCGATGCTGATCGACCGCGAGAACATCAAAGTTCATCGCAGTCCGGTCGATTCGATGCTGAAGGAAATTGGGGATAAATATTCCGCGATTATCTTCCCAGAAGGAAGCCGAAACGACGGAACGACCCTCCGCGACTTCAAAAGTGGGTTATTTTACCTCGCAAAGAAGCGACCCGACCTGGAATTGGTGCCCGTCTATGTCGACAATATGACTCGCATTTTGCCGAAGGGGGAGTATCTACCGGTTCCACTTTTGAGCCGCGTGATCTTCGGGCCTCCGATTTGGCTTGAAAATGGCGAGCCGAAGACAGAATTCCTCGCGCGTGCCCGGGAATCCGTTATACGCCTGCGGGAAATGTGATACGAATCGACACCATGGATTTTCTGCAGATCTCATTCAGCGTACTTGCTCAAACACCACTGCCGGTTAAGCAGTCGGCGTTCTTGCTGGATGGCGCCACCGGCATTTTGCTGGGGGTGGTGATTAGTTGCTTGCTGATTGCCACCGGGGCAGGCCAGATTTTGCGTCGTCAGCCCGATTCGAGCGTAAACCCGGCCATTGTGCAGGCTTTTATTCGCCGCGTACGCGCTTGGTGGCTGATGACCGCCATTCTGGCCGTCACGTTCATGATTCCATCTCCCTTGGCGACGGTGTTTCTCTTCTTTTTGATCTCGTTTTGGGCCTTGCGCGAGTTCATCACGCTCACCCCAACCCGGTTGGGAGATCACCGTACGTTGTTTTGGGTCTTTTTCGCCCTCACGCCGGCGCAGTATGTGTTGGTGGCGATGGGGCAGTCTCAATACGAACTTTTCAGCATTTTGATCCCGGTATATGGGTTTCTCTTTGTAGCGGCTCGAATTGCTGTGGCGGGGGACTACAAGCGATTCCTGGAACGCATCGCCAAGATCCAAGCAGGGCTCTACATCTGTGTTTACTCGCTGAGCTATGCCCCTGCTTTGCTTTATCTAAAAGGGTGGACCGATCCGCAGTACGAGCAAACTAGTACCGCGGGGCTTTTGTTTTACTTTCTGCTGATCGCTCAATTAAGCGATCTGTTGCAATATGTCTGTAGCCGGTTGCTGGGCCGCAACGTAATCGCCCCAAATATCAACGCCAGTCGGACCTGGGAAGGTTTTCTGGCCGGAACAGGCGTCACAGCGGTGGTCGGAGCCATGCTGAGCCTGACCGGAGCGACCCCGTTTAATCCTTGGCAATCAGCGGTGATGTCGATCATCATTGCCATTATGGGGGCAGCCGGCAGCCTGGCGATGAGCGCCATCAAGCGAGACCGTGGCGTGCAGGACTACGGTACCTTGGTCGAGGGGCACGCTGGCGTCTTGGACCGCATCGACGCATTATGCTTCGCCGCCCCGGTTTTCTTCCACCTGACGCGATACTACTTCACCACCGCTGGCGGCTAGCACTGGCAGGCAATGCACTAGCCAACACTGCCTTCGCCCGCAAAAACGAAGCAAAATATTCCCTGATTCTGCTCCGAACCTACCTCCCAATTTCCCCCTCTATAAAATGTGGAACTGAGAAGGGGGATGGCCCGGTTGATCAGAATTAAACAGACGATAAACTAGAGAGTTCCAACGCCAGGAGGATACGCGAACTGGCTAGCAGCTTGACTCGAAATCAAGTGCCGGGTAACCGGTTGAGGGTTCGAATCCCTTGTCCTCCGCTACTGCGGAAGGCCGTGAAAACAGTCTCCGCTGAATGGCAAAATTCGAACAGAAAAGGACTTACGTTGTAATGATGTAAGTCCTTTTACTGTTTCTTGGGGGCATATATCGCTTCTTTTTGGCGATTAGAATTCGCTATCTCCGCCTGAGCCTTCGTTGCGGCTGAAAAAGTACGTGGCGCACCAGCCGGTTCCGACGCCGACAATCAAGGCGATGATTAACCGGATAATGTGGTGAATCGGAAGATTTTCTAGCAGTAAGTAGGTGATAATAATTCCACCGAAAAGGCCGGTATAGTAAATCAGGTCGTCAATCGTATAGCCGGGGCCTTTGGCCATCGGATGTCTCCTACGAAGTGGTTACGCGGTGAGGTTGTTTTCCAGTGCTTGCCGGACTACTTCCAGCAAGTTGTATTTCAGCACGCCGTCGAGGATTAGAAAGGCGAGGCCGATTTGCCAGCGGGTTAATCTTTTCAGACGTGTGCTAAGGTGAACCCGTGAGAGGCGTTCTAAGGAATAGCTGACGATCTCAAACGTTAGCACCAAGTAGCCTAGTCCACGGCAAACGGACCAAATATGCCAGCCCACAAACAGGGTGACCATGGGATTCTGCGAATGATTAAGCATGTTGCCAACATAGCAGTTCATCAGATCGACTTCCTGGAAGCCTTGCCATAAGGTGATTAGGCCCAGGGATGTAAACGAAAACAAAGTTGAGGCAAGGACGAGCTGAATGTGCGCCCCTAGCCAATAAAGTAACTCGTACTCTGGGCTTTCCCCGGTGACCACCCATTGATAGGTCTGCTGCCAATAGGCCTCACCACGCGGATAGAGACTCGCGACCCCTTGAGGATCGTACGAGGCCAAGCTAATGACCATCGCGCTGTGGGCAAAAAAGGCTAGGGAAAGTGCCCCAATTCCGCGCAGCAGCGAGTCGCGAGCCACGGCTGCAACCAGCAGTGGCGTGAGCAACAAAGACGAAACAAGTTGTCCGCCAGGAAGTCCAGTCAGATAACTCAAAAACATCGGAATCGCGCCGACTAAAATCGCCGCAGGATACCAGAGGTACCACGGCGCAAGGGCTCGATCCAGTTTGCGGGCCATCCGCAGAGTTCGTACACCTAGGGGCTGCGGAATCGAAATGGGCCAAATCCAATAAGTTGGCTTCTTCGAGGTTTCCTCAGGGGAGGTTGCCGGCGTCTCGGTTATGGACACGTTTTTATCGTCGGGATATAGGAATGAGGAAAATACCTGTGGTCATGTAAAGGATCAGATTACCCACCCCAAAGATTAGGATAAAGATTACCCATCCCATGATTCCACTATCGTCATCGCTCATGATGTTGGTCCTTTTAGAAAATTTGAGAGTCAGTTCTTTAATGGAAAAAGGTTTTC from Bremerella cremea includes these protein-coding regions:
- a CDS encoding lipopolysaccharide biosynthesis protein, which codes for AVVVVLGVVLLAKDWRKLPRCSYIPMQSEFWRKLLPFAAWLWAINLLSNLFEVVDRYMIVHFSGLTSEQSITLVGDYHSSRVVPWLMVAVANLFGGILLPHLSADWERGDKQLVSRQINLLMKAAVLVMTTGAIVIGIFAPFLFEYVFAGKYNGGLNVLPWTLTYCVWYSLTGCAMLYFCCAEKTHVGAIVYGIGLLANVLLNALLLPPFGLPGAVIATALANAIAVSLAMWLSARHGMEVQRSTLVLVAVPFLLGFGWPVALVVLGILLWQAITSERVFDASEKETLKAGLSELTKRFRPAST
- a CDS encoding glycosyltransferase family 4 protein; translation: MLRQRMNLPLESRGPLRTMFMMTSMPVGGAETLLVNLIRRLDRDRFAPELCCLKELGPLGEEMKDESPTFHHLLSGKYDLRVVPRLIELFRLREIDAVVTVGAGDKMFWGRLCAWLAGVPVIASAIHSTGWPDSINWLNRQLTPVTDRFIGVAAPHGKHLIEVEGFPPEKVTVIPNGIDTDRFVPNKAARTRIRHELGIAGQVAVCGIVAALRPEKDHALFLNAAARVRQQCPSSHFLIVGDGPERTAIERLRSELGLEDCVTLTGSRSDIPDLLAAMDCFALTSKNEASPVSILEAMSTGLPVVAPRVGSIPDAIDDKVNGILVEASNLDQTAEAMIELMQDSSRRSEMGKAAREKAKQYGSLETMVAGYQDLIAGIYRQKIQAASNVARQPVTQRVFVPQTSKIKTP
- a CDS encoding lysophospholipid acyltransferase family protein, whose product is MKFNLTGPFLAGLAKVVAGSSVRWVDCHPDTCQRIYFANHTSHIDAVIIWASLPKPVRDLTKPVAAKDYWNKGWFRRYLARSLNAMLIDRENIKVHRSPVDSMLKEIGDKYSAIIFPEGSRNDGTTLRDFKSGLFYLAKKRPDLELVPVYVDNMTRILPKGEYLPVPLLSRVIFGPPIWLENGEPKTEFLARARESVIRLREM
- a CDS encoding phosphatidate cytidylyltransferase — encoded protein: MDFLQISFSVLAQTPLPVKQSAFLLDGATGILLGVVISCLLIATGAGQILRRQPDSSVNPAIVQAFIRRVRAWWLMTAILAVTFMIPSPLATVFLFFLISFWALREFITLTPTRLGDHRTLFWVFFALTPAQYVLVAMGQSQYELFSILIPVYGFLFVAARIAVAGDYKRFLERIAKIQAGLYICVYSLSYAPALLYLKGWTDPQYEQTSTAGLLFYFLLIAQLSDLLQYVCSRLLGRNVIAPNINASRTWEGFLAGTGVTAVVGAMLSLTGATPFNPWQSAVMSIIIAIMGAAGSLAMSAIKRDRGVQDYGTLVEGHAGVLDRIDALCFAAPVFFHLTRYYFTTAGG